tGTTTTCACTCAATTTGAAACGCAACTGACTTGGAACACGCACACCGGTCATATTCCTCGATAATGACTCAGACAAATTCCAAagtttgtctaagtcattgggaAATAACTCGGTAACACAAGCAAAAcacattcaaattaaaatagctcttttaattacaaaataataattctaGTTACATGACAACACGGttgcaaaatttaaaatttcagtTCAAAATacaaccgaaaaaaaaaaattattacaagtTTGGGTTGTCTGGCGAGTCAACTTCGTCACCAGCTTCAACTTCCTCGGCATCTTCATTCCCGGGAGTACAGTCAGAGATAGAAGGCCCGGATGTCAAATCATCACAATATGGATTGGGAGCGTCGTTGGTCCAATCTGTCACATTCGGAAAAAACTCCACGCCCAAAGTTTGAAGCTCGTCGGTGGCAGTCTTCGGCATCCCGAAAAGTTTGGGGGTCACGGTCTCTAGATCAACTTTGAAAACTTCCGGGTGGAGAAGCATAGTCCTTAAGCTCTCAAATCCCTAGTTTGATCCTCGGCCCCAGCTAAGGCCTCGGAGCCAGGGGACCAAAGCAAGTTGCTTCTTCAAGCGCTTGGACTTTGACTTGTAATAATGGCTCTTCTTTCGAAGCTTCTTGGTCCTGGCATGAgcctctttttgctttttggatAGAATATGCTTTTCAGCTGCCAGTGAGTCCACCTCCGACTGCATCTTTGCTACCTAGGCAGAAAGAGCTGCCTTTGCCACATTGGCCTCGGTTAGGTTCGTCAAGACCCGATCAAGGGTCTTTTCACTTTCAAGCGCTTGGGCCAAGCCTCTTCCGCTTGCTTCCGAGCAGAAGTCAGGTCCTTGTTCGAGCCTCTAGGGTCCGATCACGGATCTGAATGTCCTCTTTTAAGGCCTTAATTTGAGACTCCAAATCCTCGGTCCAGGACACCTCAAAATCTAGCTCCTGAACCCGGTAACCTTGGCCTTCAGAGAAAGTTGATGCTCGGTAGATACTTGGTGGTCTCGCCACAAAGCGATCGACCTTATTAtgccctctaaaaaaaaaaaaagaaaagaaaaaaaaaagggtgggttTTGTGAGAAGAACAGTAGTAAGTGTAAAAAGTTATCTTCAACTCATGAAGCTTACTTGAAGTTGTGCATGAAGAAGTGCCTCCACAAGTTCCTCCGGCGACCCCATCCCGGACATAGATAAAGACTCTTCCGGGAGTATCTCTAGTAGCGACGCTATCAATGCTTCCTGTCGGGACGAGCTGGCTTCCCCGCGACTGGGCAAAGGGTTAGTAGCCTCGGGTTATGGTTCCTCAAAGCCCTCGGCCCCTGAGGGGTCCCTCTCCAAATTCAGGTTTAAGCCCTTTCTGATCGTCTCCGGTAAATCCTCAGCCTCGGATTCCAGATGATCCTCGGGGTCCATCACCATGTGGTCCCTGGTTCCCAAGGTATTATCGAGTTCTGGACAGATCTCTGTCTCTACTGGTGGGTGGACCTCGGATATCAATCCGGCCTCGGGCTCCAAGATAGCCTCGATTTCTCCAATCAGGGGTTGACCTAACGGCTCCGCAATAAGTGGCGCCGCCGTAGCAAAGGAATTGGGTAGAACGGGTTTTGCCCGAACCTGTTGTGTAACTGGAGTGGTAGGAAAAATGAAGCGTGGTCGGGCGAAGAGAAGCTCGGCTTCACTCGCTCGAGTGAGGGCGTATTCCGTAGGATCTGTGGCGAAGCGGGTCCTCTTCAGAGACCCTGGtaccttttcctttcctttgcaCTTAACCAATTTCCGAACCTCCTTCCCGGATTCCTCGGGCTCATCTTCTATATGGATCACATCAAGGGTGGGCACTTGGGTAGCCTTGGCCGAATAATCGCTGGCCAATTAGCCCGAGACTTTCTCGATCTCAGCCACCTTCGAAGAAACGGCCGAAGCTAGAGCAGTGTGAGACTCTTTTCCAGAAGCCTCAGCCGACTCCTTTTTGGGAGCCTCTGCTGCTATAGAAAGCTCTTTCTCGGGAGCCTTTGTTACCTCCATTGCAAATTCGGTCACTTTAGAAGGAACGGCTATGGAAGAAGCACCAACCGGACCACTCTCAAATATAACCACCCCTTTTTGGATAGTTGCAGGCTTGTGGACCCTCTTTGGCTTAGAGGAACTTGGCATCAGCTTTGCGCCCTTCTTTGACACAGGAGCGACCTCGGAGGCCATGGCTCGGGGAGCAAGAGCTGCTTCGCTCCCGGATTTCTTCACCATTGTTTTCACCTTCCGGTCATACCAAACTTTGCCGGTGGGGATTTTGTACTTAAGAACCTTCCGCATGTTCTCATCGGTCACAATGTTGTCATAATCAATTTTCAAGACGTTGGCCGGGGTCTGAGAAAAGGTCAGCATAGTGGCAACCCACCTTCTCCTGGTTGCATTCAGGGCCGGGGGTTCCCTAAGGTCAACTTGGATTGGTCTCCACTCTCGAGGAATCCTTCGATCATCAGCCACAGGTACAGCCGTCTCCCATTCACTCGAGATTCTAAAAAACTCAGATCTCTACCCTCGGTTGTTAGAATAACTCTGGGAAAGGTagataaaaattgggttttccCGGACGGTGAACTCTACAACACCTTCCCTTTTATAGTTGACCCGGTATACGTTAAAGTACTCCGGAATCATCATCTGGGCTTCCAGGATTGTGCGCCATAAGGTAAAAGACGCAAAGAGGTATCTCCACGCATTCGGCGCGATTTGACTCAGGGAAACCCCGAGGTAAAAAATCAGCTCCCGAGCAATTTCTAGAAACGAAAGCCGAAGTCCGGCCAAAAGCATCCGCTTGTAAATAATGATGTCACCGCCACGAGTCTCCAGGGTGACTGGATTCTGAAAGTGAAGAAGAACCGATGGAAGAATGTCGTAGTTGTTCCGGAGATGGAACTCGTCCTCGATACGGATTTTTGAAGCCCCTCGACGATCAAGAGGCACAAGGGGCCGTGGGGCCACTTCTCCTTGATTCAGGTCGTCAACCGGCTCGAGTATTACATCGTCGTCTGACAAAATTTCCTCTTCTTCAAGCTCGGGAACGTCGACCGCTTGAAACTCTTCCACGTCAGACATTTtgtgagaaagagaagaagggtGACGGGAAAGGTTTTGATAAGAAGTCAAGAGAAAAAGTcttgaaaattcaagaaaagTTTAGTGAGAAATACCAAATGTGAAGGGATgggtatttatagaagagagtGACCCGAGTTAGCCGGTTACCAGTAACTGGGAGCTAGAGGGACGGGTACAGTTTCCATCCCTCGAAATCGGCAGTCGAAAGGACTCCGGTTTCACACCTGACAGTCGTAGTGCGCCTTAAAAGCTGAACCTACGTCGAGTAGCATTAAATGCGCCTGTCGCCAATGTCGGCAAATCTTGAAATCCGGGATCCGAAAAAGTGAAGTTCAAAACTTGAATTTAGAAAAGCGCGGGAATCTATAAAGGGcggaattttcaaaaatgaagCTCAAATGCTCTCAGGCGATATTGCTCGGTTGAAGCAAAGAATAAAGTGAAAATATCCAGTTATGCCACCGATCCAATTGTGCCACCGTCTCTGCTGAAGTATACATAAGGCTTGCCGATTGTTCTCGGCGGTATGCTTCCAGCCCAGTTTCAAAATATAAAGCGAGTTAGGATCGGTTGATTGTTCTTAAATTCTCTTAAGCACAAAATTTGCGTAAGAGAATGGGGGGTAGCTGTTGGGGAGAATATTGGCCTTCTCGGGTGCCAGGCCCAACCCAAGAACCAGGCCCATTGGGTCCACCCGACCAGGTCCAAACGTTCAAGAGAGATTAATCTATCCGGGCCCAATCTTGTCATTTGGGCCTAAACCGGTTCAACCCGACCACCCGGCTCGGGTTACCGACCCGGATGCTTTGTAACACCTGCGTTTGCTTACATCTCGGGATTACCCAGGATCTAAGGGACACGACACACGATACCAAACCAAATCGTGTGTTCGAATCCTCATCGATAGCACGTCACCCATAAAGGATCGTGCACTCGGGATAAGTGGTCGTGGACTCGAAATATCCGTGCGCCCGATGCCATGTCTTCATCAACTACCGTTTCCCTTATGTGCAGGGAATCGATTAACTACTCctaaaactctataaataccagagaCCCATCAGATATTGAGGTACGCTGATTAATCTCTATAACCTTACTCTGCGCATTTACTCTGAAACAATATTCTTACTTAAGCGTAAGATCATAATCCATTGTAAATACtctaatgttccgtttgtttcagcataaaatggtttctaaaaatgatttcggcattttccgatgtttggtaggggcgaaaataacggtcaatcagaaaatgatttctgtttgactaaaaatacttagtaaatttcgaaaaatgatttacactttttaaaaagtgtaaatcattttttgtaaATGGCAGACGCAATCGACTCTTTTTTAAACGACGTAGTcaacctttacgttcaagcagtcgactATCACAGGATTCCAACAAGCTAGATTCCGGCACCGACCGGTGCcgaaatctaaaaaattatgttggaATCCGACGACGCCAGGCTactgttgccggattccggtggtACTGTGCCAGATTCTTGCTGGAATCTGTATGGAACGACCGAATCCCTGGCCATCTGGTGGGATTCTGGCCTGATCCGATCGTTCTGGCCTGATCAGGGCGTTCTGGCCGGGTCCGAACGGATCCCTAACTAGTTTGGCAGGGATTgaaaacaccgaaaaatgatttcgacgaaaaatatttttttgaaaaatgacttcctcaaaaatattttacgacggaaaccattttacaccgaaacaaacgaagcataaaaGACACTAATTTGAACATCGTTGAAGAAAACGAGAGGTACAATCGAAGCCTTTGCTGGGTTGGGTTTGCTTAATGGGCTAACTAGTCCTAACTTTTCTTATACTCCgattgtttcggcgtaaaatgatttttagaaaatgatttcggcattttactatgtttggtaggggcgaaaaataatggtcaacgaaaatcattttcagtttgactataaaagcttttttaatttttggaaaacgatttacggttcatttttcgaaattaaactcttcgacTTTGCAGACACGtacgtttgatatctgattgCCGGAATTCAGCAATTGTCAGTCGTTGGAATCTAGCAGCCGCCGGAATCCAGTAACATCCAGCAACCGAAATCCTGCCAGCGCTAGAATTCTGCCACCATTGCCGGATGCCGGCTGACCAGTTTCCGGTCGAATCTGGCCGGATTTCGGCCATCGTTAGCAGCCGACcagatttggccaaaatggcaAGAATCCGGCAGCGGTGACCGAATGTTGCCAGATTTCGGTTGCCGTTGTTGGATTTTGGCAGCATTTGCTGGACTCTAATTTTCGTTTTTCGTAGTTTTTTTAGCGAGCCAAAGGCCGAaaactattttcaaaaaaatcatttttttttttaaatgatttcgaTGAAAATATTTTAGGAAGCATTATTAACTTCCAACAAATGAATGTTGACCTCTTATAGGTCCACTACAACTAAGATATATAATGACTAGTTTATTTTCGATAATACAGcccaaaaaatgtaaaataaaaataataaattagaaaaacaaattttaatgaaaaaaaggaTTGTTCACAAAAGAAACAAATGGAACAAATATGAAAACTTCGGAAATCCAAACTAGAAAAACATCCTACAAATTGTGTCTTATTTAAACGAGGAATTATCTGGTCGGCCGACAAATTTTGCTAATACTTGGTCTTTTTCAAGAATCGCAATTAATTGAAATTGTTCGCAGCGAACAAACTCTTGCGTAAATTGATGTTAAATAAAtgtatattaaatatttatcatgtaaatgtttttaaaaaataaagtggcttttaaaattatcattaaacgtgtgattgatcaaattataaaaaatgaatgcaAGACatggttttttgtttgtggCCTAGTGTGATACTCTCAAGGCTCACATATTATGCACATTTTACATGCCATTAGAAAGCGACTTGTGATAGGAATAAGATATGTCGTTACATGTATATTTTttgaacatttcttttttaaatcaattataattaaatttgtaagaCTCACATATAAGTTATACACATTCAATTAAAATAGAGATTTAAAATAgatgtacaaaaattatttctcaaTTGAAATCGACTAATTCTTCAATAGAGAAAGTGCCATAATGGATATAAAATCTAACATAAAATCTTTCAATTATTGCCAAATCTATACAATATCTTATGTTTGGCCGGCACACATGTGAATATATAAGATAGCGACTTTAATTATTATGGTTTCTTGGGATAATCGAAGGCTTAGTGCAATCACACAGAGCATTACAACGTACGACCTCGTCGCCTCTGTCTTTAACGTTGCCTTTTGTCTATTAAgtgacaaaaatatcaaatgttcctcgtttgttttgtttaatcCTAGAGAATTTCCCATATTCAAAGACATCGGTAGGTAGGTGGCAGTGATAAGATTTTTAATTGATTAAGACTGACATTGTCAAATGTTCCtcgtttgttttgtttaatcCTTGAGAATTTCCCATATTCAAAGACATCGGCAGGTAGGTGGCAGTGATAAGATTTTTCATTGATCAAGACTGACATTATGTATTGTTgagatttctttctttcaaacttgctatcatatatatatatatatgctaaactTCATACTCATGGTTGACATtgaatcatattaatttaaagtCATCATTTCTATCAACAAGTGAGGTCCATGATATAACGGGAAGCgataaacataaaagaaaaactgtGTTCTCAATGCACAAAATCAGCACAcaggttgatagctagagaaaattgataatattattgatggcaAAAACTGAAGTATTTATTCCATTACAATTGCtcataatttataataaaaccctaaaactacaaaatgataaaatattctagaaatggaaataaaacaaaataaacaaactatGGAGATACTTAGTTGCTACATAAGCCGAAATATGGCAATATCTTAAAGCTGCTAAAGAGTAATCTTCTAAGAaattaaagtaaataaataatgaagGGAAAATATAACAACTAAGATAATTCTTGATGACTATATCTATATATCTCAATatgagaatcttctagaaggCTAATCAGGAAATTTAGGAAAAGTTATTATGCATAATATCTTCCAAATCACAATATGTTAATAGTTTCTTCCATTATTCTTGAATGACATTTGGTAGCTgaccctttcctttcttgcttaaGTCTTATTGATTTGATATATTAATCTGATTTCTTTTATGGATGTAAAAGAATCAATCTCgtcgccacatcatagaccaattaattaattctcgGCGGTACTCAAAGTCCCGCTGATAATTTTCCACTCATGCCCGTCGATCGTTTCTCACTCTTTATCGACCCGGCCGGTAgccttttccttttgtactttcaCTACTGGATATTAGTTGTTCTCATGTCCACTTGGTGCCGACAATACAAAATGTTCCGCTTAAAGTAATTTACTCGTCAGAACCTATTGTTTGGTTCTGACAATAAAACCTTTTTGTCCTGACTTGCAAATAACTATTTGGTAAAGCTCTTTGTTAAACGGTAAGATTATTTCTGAATAAGCCCGTTTGTTAAAAATCTCGATGTCAAGACGAGCCCCCTCAACAATAAGAGCATCTCGAGAAGATGATGAAATTCTTGTCCTACATTAGTACAACACGTGCAAAATTCAATTAAATTGAGAGataaattacaaaattaggattcGAACttaaaactttcaatttgaTATATACTCggttaaattatcacttgtatcaaaattttaaactcataaaaaaaaaaaataaaaaaaaaaaatgaacccaCCATAGCAGCGCGCAGCATGGCCATTAACCAATGAGACGATTTTCTCATTGGTTAATGGTTAGCTAATCTAGATCTAGTTGAAATCATTGATTTCCCTGCTTGGGTAGGAAATTCTATTTTCTAGAATTTATACAAAACGCGTGTATTTATTGaatgtagaatatatatatataagaaaaatagtGATATATAGCTTAGGCAATAGGCAGTAATGATCGTGACCCATTTTTTGTctgcttttcttcaatttctttcaaaatataCGACTCTCAGTGCTGACGAGGAAACTTCCTGCCAATCTCCTCGTTGCTAAGAAACTTTCAATCTCTTCGATCTATCTATACACCAGTGGAGGTTGGTGATCTAAGTAGTATTGGGGCCAACTcttaattttcaaatatgaTGTACTCTCCTCACTTGGGTTTAAATTCTCTTTTTAATATATGATGCCTAACAcgtaaaattaatatttaattgaaatgaaagataaattaCTACTTGTTTTAAAACCTTCAGCtaataagaaaagataaatttaataatttaatcaatactttaacaattttttttcatcatttttaaataagttaACTACAGTATCCAGATAAAAGTAGCTGccaattttcttcatttctaaATGCACACTAATAGACGCCAATTATTCCAATGGttgcatgttttaaaaattaatttgtacaATTATGTAAATATTGAAACTTGgaaagctttatatatatatatatatataactgaagGGATGGGTAGTAAGTCGCATTGTGTTAAACACTTGAGAGGAAATGGCTCCACTATCATTTCTGCAATTACAATCATGGCAAGAGGTACACAAAATACCCTTCATTAATCCCcttctttctcttattttcctcatctcttttctttatgtttttaagCGTATTGGAAGTAGTGGCAAACCCAATTTACCTCCATCCCCACCAAAGCTACCAATCATAGGCAACCTTCACCAGCTTGGCACACTCACACATCGTTCTCTTCAAGTCCTTTCAAACAAGTACGGCCCTCTAATGTTCTTAAACTTGGGCCATAGGCCAACCCTTGTGGTGTCATCCGCAAATATGGCTAAAGAAATGTTAAAGACACATGATGTCGTTTTCTCAAACCGGCCAAAAACAACCGCTGCCGATTCCTTACTCTATGGATGCACGGACGTAGGATTCTCACCCTATGGTGAGTATTGGAGACAAGCTAGGAAAATTTGTGTCCTAGAACTTTTGAGCCTCAAAAGGGTGCAATCCTTCCAATATGTAAGGGAAGAAGAAATTGAAGCATTGACAAAAAAGATACGTGAATCGTGCAACAAAGGAGCTTCTGTTAATCTAAGTGAGATGTTGATGGTAACCTCGAACAACATAGTCTCAAGATGTGTACTTGGACAGAAGTTTGAAGAAGAAGGAGGTAAGAGCACATTCGGACATCTATCAAGAAGGGTAATGGAGCATCTTGGAGCATTCTGCTTCGGagattttttcccctttttgggATGGATTGATGTTCTTACGGGATTTATCCCGAGTCTAAAAGCAACTTTCAGAGAATTAGATGCTTTGTTTGATCAAGCGTTCGAAGAACACAATACATGTAGAACGACTGACGATGAAGGGAGGAAAGATTTGATTGATATTCTCctcaaacttaaaaagaaaGGCATGCTTGACGTTGAGCTTGCTCAAGCCAACCTCAAAGCAATCCtactggtctctctctctctctctctctctctctctctctctcacacacacacacacacacacacacacacacacaaaccaatgtttaaatttttttaagtttccaTAGTTTCCCATGTCTAAAGTTCAATGTTTTCGTAATTTTCGCGACATATTTGTGGGACGAAACAGACACGCACACAAAAACCCATGTctaaaattttgtgtttccatAATGTTAGGACATGTCTGTTGGAGGAAGTGATACTACTTCAACAACTTTGGAATGGTTAATGGCAGAGCTCATAAAACATCCAAATATCATGAAGAGAGCGCAAGAAGAGGTGAGAATGGTGGTGGGAAAGAAATCAAAGATAGATGTGAATGACATCAACCAAATGGATTACTTGAAGTGTATCATCAAAGAAACTCTAAGACTACATCCACCAGCTCCTCTCTCAGTACCTCGAGAAACATCAGCAAGTGTGAAATTTGGAGGTTATGATATTCCGCAAAAAACAAGAGTATTTATCAATATATGGGCAATCCAAAGGGACCCTACTATTTGGGAGAGGCCAGAAGAGTTCCTCCCGGAGAGATTTAAAGACAAGACGGTTGATTTCAATAGGCAAGAATTTGAATTCATCGCATTTGGAGGTGGGAGAAGGAGATGTCCAGGATTGACATTTGGTGTTGCTTctgttgaaaatgtgattgccaACATCTTGTGTTGGTTTGACTGGAGATTGCCTAGTGCTAGTGTACAAGCGAAAGACTTGGACATGAGTGAAGTTAACGGGATCACTGTGTCTAAGAAAATTCCACTTTATCTTGTACCAAAACTGCACTCTCCTTGATCTAC
Above is a genomic segment from Alnus glutinosa chromosome 12, dhAlnGlut1.1, whole genome shotgun sequence containing:
- the LOC133852404 gene encoding cytochrome P450 71A1-like; the encoded protein is MAPLSFLQLQSWQEVHKIPFINPLLSLIFLISFLYVFKRIGSSGKPNLPPSPPKLPIIGNLHQLGTLTHRSLQVLSNKYGPLMFLNLGHRPTLVVSSANMAKEMLKTHDVVFSNRPKTTAADSLLYGCTDVGFSPYGEYWRQARKICVLELLSLKRVQSFQYVREEEIEALTKKIRESCNKGASVNLSEMLMVTSNNIVSRCVLGQKFEEEGGKSTFGHLSRRVMEHLGAFCFGDFFPFLGWIDVLTGFIPSLKATFRELDALFDQAFEEHNTCRTTDDEGRKDLIDILLKLKKKGMLDVELAQANLKAILLDMSVGGSDTTSTTLEWLMAELIKHPNIMKRAQEEVRMVVGKKSKIDVNDINQMDYLKCIIKETLRLHPPAPLSVPRETSASVKFGGYDIPQKTRVFINIWAIQRDPTIWERPEEFLPERFKDKTVDFNRQEFEFIAFGGGRRRCPGLTFGVASVENVIANILCWFDWRLPSASVQAKDLDMSEVNGITVSKKIPLYLVPKLHSP